The following proteins are co-located in the Streptomyces sp. 11x1 genome:
- a CDS encoding helix-turn-helix domain-containing protein, translated as MGFIGGGFSMDSLEFLKWMAVYFHDDIAALRVLLFLMGTQEPGGTIRATQREIASGLQLNRVHVNRAMGRVYALGLVHMVDRGVYQLNPQASLRGGTIEVEEAGRPAHRKPATRRVDQLELIADLDEDPTIPTEFKQLMLPGREPRQPKAEG; from the coding sequence GTGGGGTTCATCGGCGGCGGCTTCAGCATGGACAGCCTGGAATTCCTCAAGTGGATGGCCGTCTACTTTCACGACGACATCGCGGCTCTACGAGTCCTGCTCTTCCTCATGGGGACACAGGAACCCGGAGGCACCATCAGGGCCACGCAGAGGGAGATCGCTTCAGGCCTGCAACTGAACCGCGTGCACGTCAACCGGGCGATGGGGCGGGTATACGCCCTGGGCCTGGTGCACATGGTCGACCGCGGCGTCTATCAGCTCAACCCCCAAGCATCGCTCCGGGGTGGCACCATCGAGGTAGAAGAAGCTGGTCGCCCGGCTCACCGGAAACCGGCGACCAGGAGGGTCGACCAGTTGGAGCTGATCGCGGACCTCGACGAGGACCCCACGATCCCCACCGAGTTCAAACAGCTCATGCTGCCGGGTAGGGAGCCACGGCAGCCGAAGGCGGAGGGATAG
- a CDS encoding LuxR C-terminal-related transcriptional regulator, which yields MSEQSDSAAQANKPGLSEQALRSLKHIVDDEPIADGDHGLQELVDMHAVVPNTHSPGHWILLDPQQTAHNLLWNGITEVTGILNRLAKVPKITEVLAVEHDRGKWRDGVGSKYFDDPDQINAQLDKIMAGATEELLTAQPRKRSKSLLTMAMPRDVALLERGCTMRTLYPYSARVGVVEPKWMRQMAKQGAAVRTLSIPFPRMIIVDRRHAFIEDLVIDGAPPNAGWYVTDRPVVEWISMIFDLYWARADTWSQPLDHSGHVTSPIQRAILRELVAGFDQKQIAGRLQISDKTLSNHLVDLRTKLGLRTTYQLMHWWATSQENSSVLELRPGEEPPNFPGP from the coding sequence GTGTCCGAACAGTCTGATAGCGCAGCACAGGCCAACAAACCGGGCCTTTCTGAGCAGGCCCTCCGGTCGCTCAAGCACATCGTCGACGACGAGCCGATAGCCGACGGCGATCACGGTTTACAGGAACTCGTCGACATGCACGCGGTTGTGCCCAACACTCATAGCCCGGGGCACTGGATCCTGCTCGACCCGCAGCAAACTGCACACAACCTGTTGTGGAACGGCATCACGGAGGTAACTGGCATCCTCAACCGCCTCGCCAAGGTGCCTAAGATCACCGAAGTGCTGGCCGTGGAGCACGACCGCGGTAAGTGGCGCGACGGTGTTGGCAGCAAGTACTTCGACGACCCCGACCAGATCAACGCACAACTCGACAAGATCATGGCAGGGGCAACCGAAGAGCTGTTGACTGCACAGCCCCGCAAGAGGTCAAAGTCTCTGCTCACGATGGCAATGCCCCGAGACGTCGCCCTGCTCGAACGCGGATGCACCATGCGCACGTTGTACCCCTACAGCGCCAGGGTCGGAGTCGTGGAACCGAAGTGGATGAGGCAGATGGCCAAACAGGGCGCCGCCGTACGCACGCTCTCCATCCCATTCCCCCGCATGATCATCGTCGACCGGAGGCACGCGTTCATTGAGGATCTGGTCATCGATGGCGCACCACCGAACGCGGGTTGGTACGTGACCGACCGGCCCGTCGTCGAGTGGATCTCAATGATCTTTGACCTCTACTGGGCCCGCGCCGATACCTGGTCGCAGCCCCTGGACCACTCTGGCCACGTCACCAGCCCGATTCAGCGGGCCATCCTCCGGGAGCTAGTGGCTGGCTTCGACCAGAAGCAGATCGCGGGGCGCCTGCAGATCAGCGACAAGACTTTGTCCAACCATCTCGTCGATTTGCGCACCAAGCTGGGGCTGCGCACCACGTACCAGCTCATGCACTGGTGGGCAACGTCGCAGGAGAACTCGTCGGTTCTCGAACTTCGGCCTGGGGAGGAGCCTCCCAACTTTCCTGGTCCGTAG
- a CDS encoding toxin, giving the protein MAKRSQMKKFLNALTAAASDRLSRPTEPQVLMRALCSIMSERLDRPVDLKIVAFPHASGASGLTINFEDGRALVLVEERTDSEHQLVILGHELWHLQHGHCGHAADGLIVAARALAADDELPWDKLFSMVARSPSHNTDEADADDFGLLLSVKFRHWLTGPYASGPVTQATVEGRIGACLNPRTGL; this is encoded by the coding sequence ATGGCCAAGCGCAGCCAGATGAAGAAGTTCCTCAACGCGCTGACCGCCGCGGCCTCCGACCGCCTGAGCCGGCCGACAGAACCCCAGGTTCTAATGCGGGCGTTGTGCTCGATCATGAGTGAGCGGCTGGACAGGCCGGTCGACCTGAAGATCGTGGCGTTCCCGCATGCCTCCGGAGCCTCCGGCCTCACGATCAACTTCGAAGACGGCCGGGCCCTGGTCCTCGTCGAGGAGCGGACCGACTCTGAACACCAGCTCGTCATCCTCGGACACGAGCTGTGGCACCTGCAGCACGGCCACTGCGGACATGCCGCCGACGGTCTAATCGTCGCCGCCCGCGCGCTCGCTGCCGACGATGAGCTGCCCTGGGACAAGCTGTTCTCCATGGTGGCCCGGTCCCCCTCCCACAACACTGACGAAGCAGACGCTGACGACTTCGGCTTGCTGCTGTCTGTGAAGTTCAGGCACTGGCTGACCGGGCCCTACGCCAGCGGCCCCGTCACCCAAGCCACCGTAGAGGGTCGAATAGGCGCCTGCCTCAACCCGCGCACTGGACTGTGA
- a CDS encoding FAD-dependent monooxygenase: MPDTPNGRSSAVVIGGGMTGMLTASVLARFADVTVIERDELPIEPEPRKGLPQARHAHLLWAGGVAALEQLIPGIGDKLVEKGAWRAGIMNDLVSKAPSGQWFRRFTTPTVNLVCSRDLLDATVRKEVLRDERITVRGRAAVVGLQGTASRITGVVAHIDGAIQSIPAHIVVDASGRSSRATVWLKELGIPPVTERTVDAGVVYASRLFKAPGSTGDKFPIVNVQADPSQAPGRGGIILPIEDGRWLVTLSGTRGGEPTTDPDAFVTFAKSLSHPIIGELIEHAEPLTDPVLSRSTANTRRYFEKAAKWPEGFVVVGDAVAAYNPVYGHGLSASAQCAVAIDEVVHNHGLHSADLSRRLQKAVARPVGNAWNLAVGQDVLYPGATAEGPTAADRFGSALVDRAVDAGARSPHAQRYLLGVMSMQKPPTHLFSPGMIYQMFWGKKRPHLDGPPLATTEREALSG; this comes from the coding sequence GTGCCTGACACTCCCAACGGCCGCAGCTCCGCCGTCGTCATAGGCGGCGGGATGACCGGAATGCTGACAGCCTCCGTCCTCGCCCGCTTCGCCGACGTCACCGTCATCGAACGCGACGAACTGCCCATCGAACCGGAACCACGCAAGGGTCTCCCTCAGGCTCGGCACGCCCACCTCCTGTGGGCCGGCGGGGTCGCCGCCCTCGAACAGCTCATCCCCGGCATCGGTGACAAGCTCGTCGAGAAGGGCGCATGGCGTGCCGGAATCATGAACGACCTGGTCTCCAAAGCACCGTCCGGGCAGTGGTTCCGACGCTTCACCACGCCCACCGTCAACCTCGTATGCTCCCGGGACCTCCTCGACGCCACCGTCCGTAAAGAGGTCCTCCGAGACGAGCGCATCACCGTGCGCGGACGAGCCGCGGTAGTCGGCCTGCAGGGCACGGCATCCCGCATCACCGGCGTTGTAGCCCACATCGACGGCGCCATCCAGTCAATCCCGGCCCACATCGTCGTGGACGCCAGCGGCCGCAGCAGCCGCGCGACCGTGTGGCTGAAGGAGCTCGGTATCCCGCCGGTGACCGAACGGACCGTCGACGCCGGCGTCGTCTACGCCAGCCGCCTGTTCAAAGCACCCGGCTCCACCGGCGACAAGTTCCCCATCGTCAACGTGCAGGCCGACCCGAGCCAGGCCCCAGGACGAGGCGGCATCATCCTGCCGATCGAGGATGGCCGCTGGCTCGTCACCCTCTCCGGCACCCGCGGTGGCGAACCGACCACCGACCCCGACGCCTTCGTCACCTTCGCCAAGAGCCTCAGCCACCCGATCATCGGCGAACTCATCGAGCACGCCGAACCGCTGACCGACCCGGTGCTCTCCCGCAGCACCGCCAACACCCGCCGCTACTTCGAGAAAGCGGCCAAGTGGCCGGAAGGATTCGTCGTAGTCGGTGACGCCGTCGCCGCCTACAACCCGGTCTACGGCCACGGACTCAGCGCGTCAGCCCAGTGCGCGGTCGCCATCGACGAGGTAGTGCACAACCACGGCCTCCACTCCGCCGACCTATCCCGACGCCTCCAGAAGGCCGTAGCCCGGCCCGTGGGCAACGCGTGGAACCTCGCTGTCGGCCAGGACGTGCTCTACCCCGGCGCCACTGCGGAAGGCCCCACCGCCGCCGACCGATTCGGCTCCGCGCTCGTCGACCGGGCCGTAGACGCGGGCGCGCGCAGCCCGCACGCCCAGCGCTACCTGCTGGGGGTCATGAGCATGCAGAAGCCGCCAACGCACCTGTTCTCCCCCGGCATGATCTACCAGATGTTCTGGGGCAAGAAGCGCCCTCACCTCGATGGCCCTCCGCTCGCCACGACCGAGCGAGAAGCGCTCAGCGGCTAA
- a CDS encoding MAB_1171c family putative transporter, producing MDLSSLHIPYTLPIVLLILAFIVKFPTFMRAWRDTDVRATVLLLFLAVAVFFSITPANIERINDATGVPNFAAPLAYSLLTAFFASCLTMTISWKEEPSARRLRVLRSIWAIYASIIAALWITFSLAEVPDERIYDIDTYYANTPWMREHILLYLMAHMVSGVVAAGMIWTWIGKVAAPWLRTGLVFLQLGYSFGLLFDLAKFTAIGARWADSDWDFLSTNLAPPFALLDAVLVALGFILPQIGPPLTDWCRDLVTFWRLRPLWRTLRPLNLSPAAVHIRITDTLSRRVMHRKKDIHDGLLRLGPYYDDTLRAHVHQAAAQAGNGQDRADAVARAAALLTAIDEYRQAPDEESGEARAMPNDLPTLISMARGLRRRRTVDALRHQAASRESATQRA from the coding sequence GTGGACCTGAGCTCCCTGCACATCCCCTACACGCTGCCCATCGTCCTGCTCATCCTGGCGTTCATCGTCAAGTTCCCCACGTTCATGCGGGCCTGGCGTGACACCGACGTCCGGGCAACTGTGCTGCTGCTGTTCCTCGCCGTCGCGGTATTCTTCTCTATCACGCCGGCCAACATTGAGCGGATCAACGACGCCACCGGGGTGCCGAACTTCGCGGCCCCCCTCGCGTACAGCCTGCTGACGGCCTTCTTCGCCTCCTGCCTGACGATGACGATCAGCTGGAAGGAAGAACCCTCCGCGCGCCGCCTGCGCGTGCTCCGCAGCATCTGGGCGATCTACGCCAGCATCATCGCTGCACTCTGGATCACGTTCTCGCTCGCCGAAGTCCCCGACGAGCGGATCTACGACATCGACACCTACTACGCGAACACGCCGTGGATGCGGGAGCACATCCTGCTCTACCTCATGGCGCACATGGTGTCCGGCGTGGTCGCCGCAGGCATGATCTGGACGTGGATCGGTAAGGTCGCCGCCCCCTGGCTCCGCACCGGTCTCGTCTTCCTGCAGCTCGGCTACTCGTTCGGCCTGCTGTTCGACCTCGCCAAGTTCACAGCGATCGGTGCGCGCTGGGCAGACAGCGACTGGGACTTCCTCAGCACCAACCTTGCCCCGCCGTTCGCGCTCCTGGACGCCGTCCTCGTCGCGCTCGGATTCATCCTGCCCCAGATCGGTCCTCCCCTGACCGACTGGTGCCGCGACCTGGTCACCTTCTGGCGACTGAGGCCACTCTGGCGAACACTGCGCCCTCTCAACCTGTCGCCCGCAGCCGTACACATCCGGATCACCGACACCCTGTCCCGCCGCGTGATGCACCGCAAGAAGGACATCCACGACGGCCTGTTGCGTCTCGGCCCCTACTACGACGACACGCTGCGCGCCCATGTTCACCAGGCAGCCGCCCAGGCCGGCAACGGCCAGGACCGCGCCGACGCCGTAGCGCGTGCTGCTGCCCTCCTCACCGCCATCGACGAGTACCGACAAGCCCCCGACGAGGAGAGCGGAGAAGCGCGGGCCATGCCGAACGATCTCCCCACGCTCATCTCCATGGCCCGCGGCCTGCGCCGCAGGCGGACCGTAGACGCCCTCCGCCACCAGGCGGCAAGCCGAGAAAGCGCAACCCAACGTGCCTGA
- a CDS encoding RNA polymerase sigma factor: MNTGTPGTRTAEDIAGEVERLVSVMLESDDDHAVDGAYRHLYRLTLPRLTAWLARRESNEHIREELLQEIWFKALRHLYADRYTPRENGSFLAWLFSIAGSVHTDYLRRCKVRANDHLTADMLMLDRASEQMGPEDAAETRQVAEAVAQLLATLPQGQQDVLKLRFFEGLSTGEVAVKLGKREGNIRTLQHRGLSKLAAVIPSPSSGKPVVEYLLTVAAGAHRVISGPGETNTLREKVEHARTR, from the coding sequence GTGAACACGGGAACGCCGGGCACTCGGACGGCGGAGGACATCGCGGGAGAAGTCGAACGGCTGGTCTCCGTGATGCTGGAAAGCGACGACGACCATGCAGTCGACGGCGCCTACAGGCACCTGTACCGCCTCACCCTCCCCAGACTCACGGCCTGGCTCGCGCGCCGGGAATCGAACGAACACATCCGTGAGGAGTTGCTCCAAGAGATCTGGTTCAAGGCACTCCGCCACCTGTACGCCGACCGGTACACACCCCGGGAGAACGGCAGCTTCCTGGCCTGGCTCTTCTCGATCGCTGGCAGCGTCCACACCGACTACCTGCGCCGATGCAAGGTCCGAGCGAACGACCACCTGACCGCGGACATGCTCATGCTGGACCGTGCCAGCGAACAAATGGGGCCAGAAGACGCAGCGGAAACCCGCCAAGTCGCCGAAGCCGTTGCCCAGTTGCTCGCCACCCTGCCGCAGGGGCAGCAGGACGTCCTCAAGCTGCGGTTTTTCGAGGGTCTGTCTACAGGTGAGGTAGCTGTAAAGCTGGGCAAGAGGGAAGGTAATATCCGGACTTTGCAGCACCGTGGACTGTCGAAGCTCGCTGCGGTCATTCCCTCACCATCGTCAGGGAAGCCAGTTGTCGAGTACCTTCTGACGGTTGCCGCAGGAGCTCACCGCGTGATCTCCGGGCCGGGGGAGACCAACACATTGAGGGAGAAGGTCGAGCATGCTCGTACCCGCTAG